One part of the uncultured Bacteroides sp. genome encodes these proteins:
- a CDS encoding protein-L-isoaspartate(D-aspartate) O-methyltransferase → MSVEDDEKLFEKERRMMVEDQIESRGVKGKALLTALKKIPRHLFVPADFREYAYSDQALPSYCGQTISQPYIVAIMTEMLSLDKSNKVLEIGTGTGYQTTILAELANEVYTMEIIPELHDIAKNNPVVQRYKNIKFILGDGYKGYEAAAPYDAIIVTAAPPYVPEALTNQLAPGGRMVIPVGVYKQTLYLVTKDLDGKINIKPHLWVQFVPMIKKKDL, encoded by the coding sequence ATGTCTGTTGAGGATGATGAAAAGTTGTTCGAGAAAGAGCGACGCATGATGGTTGAAGACCAGATTGAGTCGAGAGGAGTAAAAGGTAAAGCGCTCCTGACTGCTCTAAAAAAGATACCCAGACATCTTTTTGTTCCTGCTGATTTCCGTGAATACGCATATTCAGACCAAGCTCTACCCTCCTATTGTGGTCAGACTATTTCTCAGCCTTACATTGTTGCAATAATGACGGAAATGTTATCTCTCGACAAAAGCAATAAAGTTCTTGAGATTGGTACCGGTACAGGATACCAAACAACCATACTTGCCGAGCTTGCCAATGAAGTTTATACAATGGAAATCATCCCCGAGCTTCACGATATTGCAAAGAACAATCCAGTTGTTCAAAGATATAAGAATATCAAGTTTATCCTTGGCGACGGATATAAAGGATACGAAGCTGCAGCACCTTATGATGCCATAATAGTAACAGCAGCACCACCTTACGTTCCCGAAGCATTAACAAATCAGCTTGCGCCCGGAGGAAGAATGGTTATTCCCGTTGGTGTATACAAACAAACACTTTATCTTGTTACCAAAGATTTAGATGGCAAGATAAATATTAAACCTCATTTATGGGTTCAGTTTGTGCCAATGATTAAGAAGAAAGATCTATAA
- a CDS encoding substrate-binding domain-containing protein, with protein MKSRVSIKTIAEQVGVSTALVSYVLNNKNENRINKDVAAKIRKTAKELNYQPNQIARSLKSQKTFTIGLIVADIANPFSSQIARIIEDEAKKNGYSVIFGSSDESEKKTHDLITLFVNRQVDGLIVAMPEHSEDQILYLKQTGIPFVLIDRYFPTIPANYVAIDNYNAAGKAIRHLLANGHRRVGIISYKTSLHHLNERVRGAVDLLKEEAMVGEVRIDHAQEDVIKAIDKFLAGDKPVDAIFSTTNLLTIDGLKYINSLGLKIPDQLAVVGFDETDAFDLFYAPVTYVKQPMTALGQKSVKILLDAIESNGSIESAIFDTELIIRKSSVIPR; from the coding sequence ATGAAAAGTAGAGTATCAATCAAAACCATTGCTGAGCAAGTTGGAGTTTCCACTGCTTTGGTTTCGTATGTACTTAACAATAAGAACGAAAACAGGATAAACAAAGATGTTGCAGCTAAAATCAGAAAAACGGCTAAAGAGCTCAACTACCAGCCTAATCAGATTGCCAGAAGTCTGAAATCACAGAAAACATTCACCATAGGTTTGATTGTTGCCGATATTGCCAATCCTTTTTCATCTCAGATAGCCCGTATCATTGAAGATGAGGCTAAGAAAAACGGATATTCAGTAATCTTTGGTAGTTCTGATGAAAGTGAGAAGAAAACCCACGATTTAATTACATTGTTTGTCAATCGTCAGGTTGATGGATTAATCGTTGCTATGCCCGAACATAGTGAAGATCAGATTCTATATCTGAAGCAGACTGGAATCCCTTTTGTGCTCATTGACAGATATTTCCCTACTATTCCCGCCAACTATGTTGCTATTGACAATTATAATGCTGCTGGCAAAGCAATCCGTCATTTATTGGCTAACGGCCACAGAAGGGTAGGTATTATATCTTATAAAACCTCTTTGCATCACCTGAATGAACGTGTAAGAGGAGCAGTGGATCTTTTAAAAGAAGAAGCCATGGTAGGCGAAGTGCGTATTGATCATGCTCAGGAAGATGTTATTAAAGCAATTGATAAATTTCTGGCTGGTGATAAACCTGTTGACGCTATCTTTTCTACAACCAACTTACTTACGATTGACGGGCTGAAATATATTAATAGTCTGGGACTTAAAATACCCGATCAGCTTGCTGTTGTAGGCTTTGATGAGACTGATGCATTCGACCTTTTTTATGCTCCTGTTACTTATGTGAAGCAACCCATGACGGCGTTGGGGCAGAAATCAGTGAAAATACTGCTCGATGCTATAGAAAGCAATGGCTCAATAGAGTCGGCCATTTTTGATACAGAACTCATCATTCGTAAATCTTCCGTTATCCCCCGATAA
- the trpD gene encoding anthranilate phosphoribosyltransferase, with protein MKNILYKLFEHQYLSREEAKEVLQNISLGKYNDSQVASLMTVFMMRNISVDEMLGFKEAILDMRVEVDLSEYKPVDIVGTGGDGKNTFNISTTACFILAGAGFNVVKHGNYGATSVSGASNVMEQHGVKFTADVNKLRESMDKCNIAYLHAPLFSPAMKAVAPIRKNLGVRTFFNMLGPLVNPVMPTYQLLGVYNLPLMRLYSYTYQESGSKFAVVHSLDGYDEISLTSDFKVVDSTSEKIYTPESLGFKRCTEADLYGGDTPEEAAQIFDNVLNNKATDAQKNCVIVNAAFAIQVICPEKSIEECIAIARESLESGKAMAKLKQFVELNS; from the coding sequence ATGAAAAATATACTATATAAGCTCTTTGAGCATCAATACCTTAGCCGTGAAGAAGCTAAAGAAGTTCTTCAGAATATATCTTTGGGGAAATACAACGATTCGCAAGTAGCATCGCTCATGACTGTCTTTATGATGCGTAACATCTCTGTTGACGAAATGCTGGGCTTTAAGGAAGCAATACTCGATATGCGCGTTGAAGTTGACCTTTCAGAATACAAACCTGTTGATATTGTAGGTACAGGAGGCGATGGCAAAAACACATTCAACATCTCAACAACCGCCTGTTTTATATTGGCCGGAGCAGGATTCAATGTAGTGAAACACGGTAACTATGGTGCTACTTCGGTAAGTGGAGCCAGTAATGTAATGGAGCAGCACGGAGTAAAGTTCACCGCTGATGTAAACAAGCTGCGCGAAAGTATGGATAAATGCAATATAGCATATTTGCATGCACCGTTGTTCAGTCCGGCAATGAAAGCAGTTGCCCCAATCCGTAAGAATCTGGGTGTACGTACCTTCTTTAATATGCTTGGTCCACTGGTTAATCCTGTTATGCCTACTTATCAGTTGTTGGGAGTGTACAACTTACCTTTGATGAGACTTTACAGTTATACTTATCAGGAAAGCGGAAGTAAGTTTGCCGTAGTACACAGTTTAGACGGATACGACGAGATCTCTTTAACCAGCGATTTTAAAGTAGTAGACTCTACAAGCGAAAAGATTTATACTCCGGAATCGTTAGGATTTAAACGTTGCACCGAGGCCGACCTCTACGGAGGCGATACCCCTGAGGAAGCTGCACAAATATTCGACAATGTGCTGAATAACAAAGCTACTGATGCACAAAAGAATTGTGTGATTGTTAATGCAGCTTTTGCCATTCAGGTTATTTGTCCGGAGAAAAGCATCGAGGAGTGCATTGCCATTGCACGCGAATCACTCGAGAGTGGAAAAGCGATGGCTAAGCTTAAACAATTTGTTGAACTAAACAGTT
- a CDS encoding sugar phosphate isomerase/epimerase family protein, with the protein MKVKFGASILSWIPPKWTAEGGLYAIQKTSEAGFDLLEILLPPSMDIDTQTVKKQLKDHNLEAVCTLNLPANCHIPFYPKEAASLMKAALNKTADLDIDFLGGVLHSGIGVFSGSPRTPKEEDIICDVWADVAEYAQKLGITIGIEPINRYESYVCTSAAETLHMIERTKTSNLALHLDTFHMNIEEDNFCDPVIAAGDRLKHIHMTESNRGMLGEGNVHWDNLFRGLASIDFTGNLVLENFTSQVEGMASAVSLWRPSRYSADELATGSLKFMKVKAAEFGLI; encoded by the coding sequence ATGAAAGTAAAATTCGGGGCATCAATCCTGTCATGGATTCCCCCAAAGTGGACAGCAGAAGGCGGATTATATGCTATACAGAAAACTTCAGAAGCAGGCTTCGATCTTCTTGAGATTCTATTACCTCCTTCAATGGATATCGATACACAGACAGTGAAGAAGCAATTAAAGGATCATAATCTTGAAGCTGTATGCACACTTAATCTGCCAGCCAATTGTCACATACCGTTTTATCCAAAAGAAGCAGCTTCTTTAATGAAAGCTGCATTAAATAAAACAGCCGATCTTGATATCGATTTCCTGGGAGGCGTTCTTCATAGTGGTATAGGAGTCTTTAGCGGAAGTCCTCGTACTCCAAAAGAAGAAGATATTATTTGTGACGTATGGGCTGATGTAGCCGAATATGCGCAGAAGCTAGGCATTACTATTGGTATAGAACCTATTAACCGTTACGAAAGTTATGTGTGTACTAGTGCTGCCGAAACCTTGCATATGATTGAACGTACCAAAACCTCAAATCTAGCTTTGCACCTTGATACATTCCACATGAATATAGAAGAAGACAACTTTTGCGATCCTGTGATTGCAGCAGGAGATAGGTTAAAGCATATTCACATGACCGAAAGCAACCGTGGCATGCTGGGTGAAGGAAATGTACACTGGGATAATTTATTCCGTGGATTGGCATCCATCGATTTTACAGGAAACCTGGTACTGGAAAACTTTACTTCTCAGGTGGAAGGCATGGCCAGCGCCGTATCTTTGTGGAGGCCATCCAGATACAGTGCTGATGAGCTGGCAACAGGTAGTTTGAAATTTATGAAAGTAAAAGCTGCAGAATTTGGATTAATATAA
- the fucP gene encoding L-fucose:H+ symporter permease, with the protein MQLPNLKPAKTLTVAADLSMEKKISYVLPLVLIISMFFMWGMAGNLNDILIKQFKKSFELTDLQSGFVQSAFYMGYFLLAIPASIVMRKYNYITGIIIGLILYAAGAFLFFPAAENSSYPFFLFALFVIASGLAFLETAAGPYVLALGKPETATFRLNLAQSFNPIGCVTGVLVGQHFILTGVEYTKEELAKMSPEALQAYYLTEAHSVQTPYLIIGAVILLFAIIIAFTKFPTIKDEETVNTSSTRKTLKLLLSKKSFKQSVIAQFFYVGAQVCIWSFLIRYIQDTIPGTPEKGAANFLTISLVVFTLGRFIGTGLLKKIKDNKLLWIYSLINVVLTAVGILFPGTIGLWALVGTSFFMSIMYPTIFSLGIKDLGEHTKLGASILVMAIIGGAVLTLAMGRLSDLAGIANSLLIPLLCFVFVAYYGIKGYKDKA; encoded by the coding sequence ATGCAACTACCTAATTTAAAACCAGCGAAAACATTAACCGTTGCAGCCGATCTGTCAATGGAAAAAAAAATCAGTTACGTGTTACCTCTTGTTCTTATTATCAGTATGTTCTTTATGTGGGGCATGGCCGGTAACCTGAACGATATTCTGATTAAGCAGTTCAAGAAATCATTTGAACTGACCGATTTGCAATCAGGTTTTGTACAATCGGCCTTTTACATGGGATATTTCCTTCTTGCTATTCCGGCATCCATTGTGATGCGCAAATACAATTACATTACAGGTATTATCATTGGTTTGATATTGTATGCAGCCGGAGCATTCCTATTTTTCCCGGCAGCAGAAAATAGCTCATATCCATTCTTTTTGTTTGCCTTGTTTGTGATAGCCTCCGGACTAGCATTCCTTGAAACAGCAGCAGGTCCTTATGTTCTGGCATTGGGAAAACCCGAAACTGCCACTTTTCGTCTGAACCTGGCACAATCATTTAATCCTATCGGATGCGTTACAGGTGTGTTGGTTGGTCAACATTTTATCCTTACCGGAGTTGAATATACCAAAGAAGAGCTTGCTAAAATGTCTCCCGAAGCTTTACAAGCTTACTATCTAACAGAGGCACATTCCGTGCAGACACCATATCTTATTATCGGTGCCGTTATTCTGTTGTTTGCCATAATTATCGCATTCACTAAATTCCCTACTATCAAGGATGAAGAGACTGTTAATACGTCCTCTACAAGAAAAACGCTGAAACTTCTGCTTAGCAAGAAATCATTCAAGCAATCAGTTATCGCACAGTTCTTCTATGTAGGAGCTCAGGTATGTATATGGAGCTTTTTAATTCGTTATATTCAAGATACAATTCCCGGAACACCAGAGAAAGGAGCTGCTAACTTCCTGACTATCTCACTTGTAGTCTTTACCCTTGGCCGATTTATAGGAACAGGATTGCTCAAGAAGATCAAAGACAATAAATTACTTTGGATTTATTCTCTTATTAATGTAGTTCTTACAGCAGTTGGGATCTTGTTTCCCGGAACAATAGGTCTTTGGGCATTAGTGGGCACCAGTTTCTTCATGTCAATTATGTATCCTACTATCTTCTCATTGGGTATAAAGGATCTTGGCGAACACACAAAATTGGGAGCATCCATACTTGTAATGGCAATTATTGGTGGAGCTGTACTTACCCTTGCAATGGGCCGTTTATCTGATTTGGCAGGAATTGCTAATTCACTGCTTATTCCACTTCTTTGCTTCGTATTTGTAGCCTATTACGGCATCAAAGGATACAAGGATAAAGCTTAA
- a CDS encoding anthranilate synthase component I family protein, with protein sequence MKTYNFKTISKTVLSDLHTPVSVYLKVRDIYPESALLESSDFHGNVNSHSYIALKPLASIGVNSNVCTTRFPDNTELKENISDEFTVSDAMNSFIGKLNVTGEDKNYCGLFGYTSFDAVRYFEHIPVPESHDAKNDAPDLLYILYKYVLIFNHFKNELTLVELLQDGESSNIEELETILENRNFASYNFSTRGPERSPITDEEYKSYVRQGVAHCLRGDVFQIVLSRRFVQPFTGDDFKVYRALRSINPSPYLFYFDFGGFRIFGSSPETHCKVTDNIASIDPIAGTTRRTGDVAKDKELVEALLADPKENAEHVMLVDLARNDLSRNAHNVKVDFYKEVQYYSHVIHLVSRVSGELNKGADAVKTFIDTFPAGTLSGAPKVRAMQLISEIEKQSRGAYGGCIGFIGLNGDLNQAITIRSFVSRNNELWYQAGAGIVAKSNDEYELQEVNSKLGALKKAIDLASSLKN encoded by the coding sequence ATGAAAACATATAATTTTAAAACTATAAGCAAAACAGTACTGAGCGACTTGCATACTCCGGTAAGTGTTTACCTGAAAGTACGGGACATTTATCCTGAATCGGCTTTACTCGAGAGTTCTGATTTCCATGGAAATGTAAACAGTCACTCTTACATTGCACTGAAACCGTTGGCAAGTATCGGAGTAAACAGCAATGTTTGTACTACCCGCTTCCCTGATAATACAGAACTTAAAGAAAACATTTCGGATGAGTTTACTGTATCTGATGCAATGAATAGTTTCATTGGCAAACTAAATGTAACGGGCGAAGATAAAAACTACTGCGGTCTGTTTGGTTATACATCTTTCGATGCAGTACGTTACTTCGAGCACATTCCGGTTCCGGAATCTCATGATGCAAAAAACGATGCACCCGACTTACTTTATATACTATATAAATATGTGCTGATCTTTAATCACTTTAAAAATGAACTAACCCTGGTAGAGCTTTTGCAGGATGGCGAAAGCAGCAATATTGAGGAACTGGAAACAATTCTGGAAAACCGTAACTTTGCTTCCTATAACTTCTCAACCAGAGGGCCGGAAAGAAGTCCTATTACAGACGAGGAGTACAAATCGTACGTACGTCAGGGAGTAGCTCACTGCCTTCGCGGAGACGTTTTCCAGATTGTACTTTCCCGCAGATTTGTTCAGCCATTTACTGGTGATGACTTTAAAGTTTACCGCGCTCTTCGTTCCATCAACCCTTCTCCTTATTTGTTCTACTTCGATTTCGGCGGTTTCCGCATCTTTGGTTCCTCTCCCGAAACACACTGCAAGGTAACAGATAATATTGCAAGCATTGACCCAATAGCCGGAACAACCCGTCGCACCGGAGATGTAGCAAAAGACAAAGAATTAGTAGAAGCTCTCTTGGCCGATCCGAAGGAAAATGCAGAACACGTAATGCTGGTAGACCTTGCCCGTAACGATTTGAGCCGCAATGCTCACAACGTAAAGGTAGATTTCTATAAGGAAGTACAATATTACAGTCACGTTATTCACCTGGTGTCTCGTGTAAGTGGCGAACTCAATAAAGGCGCCGATGCAGTTAAGACATTTATTGATACTTTCCCGGCCGGAACTCTTTCGGGGGCTCCAAAGGTCAGAGCCATGCAGCTTATCTCTGAAATTGAAAAGCAAAGTCGTGGCGCTTACGGTGGTTGTATCGGATTTATCGGACTGAACGGCGATTTAAATCAAGCTATCACCATCCGCTCTTTCGTAAGTCGGAATAACGAATTGTGGTATCAGGCCGGAGCCGGAATTGTTGCCAAGAGCAACGATGAGTACGAGCTTCAGGAAGTAAACAGCAAACTAGGTGCACTGAAAAAAGCAATAGATCTGGCTAGTTCATTAAAAAACTAA
- a CDS encoding aminodeoxychorismate/anthranilate synthase component II: protein MKKILILDNYDSFTYNLLHLVKELGFTDIEVHRNDKITLDEVDRFDTIILSPGPGIPEEAGILLPLIKRYAPTKKILGVCLGHQAIGEAFGAKLENLKEVFHGVETPIKVLKEDSLFSGLSKEITVGRYHSWIISKENFPEELEITAEDKQGEIMAIRHKKYNVKGIQFHPESVLTPKGHQIISNFLNKE from the coding sequence ATGAAAAAGATACTTATATTAGATAATTACGACTCTTTTACCTACAACCTTCTTCACCTGGTAAAAGAACTGGGATTCACTGACATAGAAGTTCATCGTAACGATAAAATAACGCTCGACGAGGTGGACAGATTCGATACTATTATCCTTTCACCGGGACCGGGTATTCCCGAAGAAGCAGGTATTCTGCTACCACTCATTAAACGTTATGCACCTACAAAGAAAATTCTGGGTGTTTGTCTGGGACATCAGGCTATTGGCGAAGCTTTCGGAGCCAAACTGGAAAACTTGAAAGAGGTATTCCATGGAGTAGAAACTCCTATCAAGGTATTAAAGGAAGATTCACTCTTCAGCGGATTATCAAAAGAGATTACCGTGGGACGTTATCACTCATGGATTATCAGCAAGGAAAATTTCCCGGAGGAACTGGAAATAACAGCCGAAGATAAACAAGGAGAAATCATGGCAATCCGTCATAAGAAGTACAACGTGAAAGGAATTCAGTTTCATCCGGAATCGGTACTTACTCCAAAAGGACACCAAATTATCAGTAACTTTTTAAATAAGGAATAA
- a CDS encoding carbohydrate porin yields MKKLLQLFIIIAIPLSAKAQVVITNTSFSMGTTGRIGVGASPTGEGNMWKPLNLSGQGSLAGRMEQTDYFDLLPAMHFTPKLIGRDSTNVTFQARLGMYSANGQFIGNVSTRSADGLTFILPEAFVEARNIMGSRWSAWAGARFRRYDDIHICDYFYFDDHSAQGFGVSYKTTELTMLMPASTDSAGVYPYNYKVTVAGATNPAIRQRMVWIGEHTFEMKNGNKLKLLGEYHYVAATSDKASIKYPSDKGWVLGAKFTTPIKTVVPESFNDISVRYGTGIANGGDNGNTFTWATYGAPNDEGRYTGAYSLTMVEHFLLTPSKKFSINGYGVFTQSKGGSSSTNKDTYFNGTQIYNRKRDIVAGFRTLYYATDWLHLIGEVHYAVRKDGDNPNAAMWKFSFAPTIAPVGQRSAWCRPHIRFVCSLARYNDYARDHNYSPFLQVNQKRWGTYIGVKAEWWIF; encoded by the coding sequence ATGAAAAAATTGCTTCAACTATTTATAATAATAGCAATACCATTGAGTGCTAAAGCTCAGGTGGTAATTACCAATACAAGCTTTTCAATGGGAACCACAGGACGAATCGGAGTTGGAGCATCACCAACGGGCGAAGGCAACATGTGGAAGCCGTTAAATCTGTCGGGACAAGGTTCGCTGGCCGGACGTATGGAGCAGACTGATTACTTTGATCTGTTGCCTGCAATGCACTTTACACCCAAACTGATTGGCAGAGATAGTACCAATGTTACTTTTCAGGCCCGGTTGGGTATGTATTCTGCCAATGGACAATTTATTGGTAACGTAAGTACTCGATCGGCAGACGGATTAACCTTTATTCTTCCCGAGGCTTTCGTTGAGGCCCGGAACATTATGGGCAGCCGTTGGTCTGCCTGGGCAGGAGCACGCTTTCGCCGCTACGACGACATACACATTTGCGACTATTTCTACTTTGATGATCACTCGGCACAAGGATTTGGCGTAAGCTATAAAACAACAGAACTAACCATGCTGATGCCGGCTTCTACAGATTCAGCAGGTGTTTATCCCTATAACTATAAAGTGACAGTTGCCGGAGCTACCAATCCTGCAATCAGACAACGTATGGTGTGGATTGGAGAGCATACCTTCGAGATGAAGAACGGAAATAAGCTAAAGCTGTTGGGAGAGTACCATTATGTGGCAGCTACTTCAGATAAAGCTTCCATCAAGTATCCATCTGATAAAGGCTGGGTGTTGGGTGCTAAATTCACAACTCCCATAAAGACAGTGGTGCCCGAATCTTTTAACGATATTTCCGTGCGCTACGGAACTGGGATAGCCAATGGTGGCGATAACGGTAATACCTTTACATGGGCTACTTACGGAGCACCCAACGATGAAGGACGGTACACCGGAGCATACTCTTTAACCATGGTAGAACATTTCTTGCTTACTCCTTCCAAAAAGTTCAGCATAAACGGATACGGAGTATTTACCCAAAGTAAGGGAGGTTCGTCCAGCACGAATAAAGATACTTATTTCAACGGAACGCAGATTTATAACCGTAAGAGAGATATTGTTGCAGGCTTCAGAACTTTGTATTATGCAACAGACTGGCTTCACCTTATTGGAGAAGTGCATTATGCCGTACGTAAAGATGGTGATAATCCCAATGCTGCAATGTGGAAATTCTCTTTTGCACCAACTATTGCTCCGGTAGGGCAACGCAGTGCATGGTGCAGGCCACACATCCGTTTTGTCTGTTCGCTGGCTCGTTACAATGACTATGCCCGCGATCATAATTACTCACCGTTTTTGCAAGTCAATCAAAAGCGTTGGGGAACATATATAGGCGTAAAAGCAGAATGGTGGATATTCTAA
- the trpB gene encoding tryptophan synthase subunit beta, whose product MKTYLVNEEGYYGEFGGAYVPEILYKCVEELKNNYLDILQSEDFKKEFNALLKDYVGRPSPLYLANRLSAKYGCKIYLKREDLNHTGAHKINNAIGQILLAKRLGKKRIIAETGAGQHGVATATVCALMNMECIVYMGKTDVERQQPNVQRMKMLGATVCPVTSGNMTLKDATNEAIRDWCCHPSDTYYVIGSTVGPHPYPDMVARLQSVISEEIKKQLLEQEGRDYPDYLIACVGGGSNAAGTIYHYVDDNRVKIVLAEAGGKGVDSGMSAATIQLGKMGIIHGAQTLVMQTEDGQIEEPYSISAGLDYPGIGPFHANLATENRATILAINDDEAVKAAFELTQIEGIIPALESAHALGALSKVKFKPEDVVVLTVSGRGDKDMDTYIGFLND is encoded by the coding sequence ATGAAAACGTATTTAGTCAACGAAGAAGGTTATTATGGTGAATTTGGTGGAGCTTATGTTCCTGAAATTCTTTACAAGTGTGTAGAAGAATTAAAAAACAACTACCTGGATATTTTACAAAGTGAAGACTTCAAAAAAGAATTCAATGCTTTACTCAAGGATTATGTAGGACGCCCTTCCCCACTCTATTTGGCTAATCGCCTCTCGGCAAAGTATGGTTGCAAAATTTATCTGAAAAGAGAAGACCTGAACCACACCGGAGCACACAAGATTAATAATGCTATCGGTCAGATTCTGCTTGCAAAACGTTTGGGAAAGAAGCGAATTATCGCTGAAACCGGCGCCGGTCAGCACGGTGTGGCAACAGCTACCGTATGTGCACTGATGAACATGGAATGCATTGTTTACATGGGCAAGACAGATGTGGAACGCCAGCAACCCAATGTTCAGAGAATGAAGATGCTGGGTGCTACAGTTTGTCCGGTAACTTCAGGAAATATGACTTTAAAAGATGCTACCAATGAAGCTATACGCGACTGGTGTTGTCATCCTTCAGATACCTATTACGTTATTGGTTCTACCGTGGGACCTCATCCTTATCCTGATATGGTTGCCCGTCTGCAATCTGTTATCAGTGAAGAAATTAAGAAACAATTACTGGAACAGGAAGGACGTGATTATCCTGATTATCTGATTGCCTGTGTTGGTGGCGGAAGCAATGCTGCAGGAACTATTTATCATTATGTTGACGATAATCGTGTAAAGATTGTCCTTGCCGAAGCAGGTGGTAAAGGTGTAGATTCCGGAATGTCGGCTGCTACTATACAATTGGGAAAGATGGGAATTATTCACGGAGCACAAACGCTGGTTATGCAAACAGAAGACGGACAGATTGAAGAACCCTATTCTATCTCTGCCGGATTGGATTATCCAGGAATCGGACCGTTTCACGCTAACCTTGCTACCGAGAATCGCGCTACAATTCTTGCTATTAACGATGACGAAGCGGTAAAAGCAGCATTCGAGCTTACTCAAATTGAAGGAATTATTCCGGCATTGGAATCTGCTCATGCACTGGGTGCTCTTAGCAAAGTGAAGTTTAAACCGGAAGATGTGGTGGTATTAACCGTTTCTGGCCGTGGAGATAAGGATATGGATACGTATATTGGATTTTTGAACGACTAA
- a CDS encoding carbohydrate kinase, with product MKTKDLEKQKVVCYGEVLWDIFPTKTKPGGAPMNVAYHLQKFGIESHMISRVGNDEAGKKLLNLLNDWNIPTTSCQIDEAHETGKVEAIAGANDEMTYVIHESAAWDYIATDPAYDELVADADAFVFGSLVTRNEASRDTLYRLLEKASYKVFDINLRAPFYSVETIEYLLEKCNLLKLNKAELELIITWFWDQTGTEEESVRFIQKEFKIDEVIVTKGSEGATYYTLSESYSYPAFRVTVKDTVGSGDSFLAAFLAKKVQNETPEMGMIYATALGAFVASHEGACPSYNMAQLMDFQLQRQSIL from the coding sequence ATGAAAACAAAAGACCTTGAAAAACAAAAAGTAGTGTGTTATGGAGAAGTCCTTTGGGATATTTTCCCAACTAAGACTAAACCCGGTGGAGCTCCTATGAATGTCGCTTATCACCTTCAGAAATTCGGTATTGAAAGCCACATGATTAGTCGTGTAGGTAATGACGAAGCCGGAAAAAAACTATTGAATCTACTTAATGACTGGAATATACCAACTACAAGCTGCCAGATAGATGAAGCTCACGAAACTGGTAAAGTGGAAGCTATTGCAGGAGCAAATGATGAGATGACTTATGTTATCCATGAATCTGCTGCATGGGATTACATTGCAACCGACCCAGCTTATGACGAATTGGTTGCCGATGCCGACGCTTTTGTGTTTGGTAGTCTGGTTACCCGTAATGAAGCATCACGAGATACTTTGTACCGACTCCTGGAAAAGGCTTCATATAAAGTATTTGATATAAACCTGCGTGCACCATTTTATTCTGTTGAAACAATAGAATATTTATTAGAAAAATGCAATCTTTTGAAACTGAACAAAGCCGAGCTAGAACTTATTATCACTTGGTTTTGGGATCAGACAGGCACAGAGGAAGAATCTGTCAGATTCATTCAGAAAGAATTTAAGATTGATGAAGTGATAGTAACCAAAGGAAGCGAAGGTGCTACTTATTACACATTATCTGAATCATATTCTTATCCGGCATTCAGGGTTACAGTAAAAGATACTGTTGGAAGCGGAGATTCTTTCCTTGCTGCTTTTCTTGCTAAGAAAGTCCAGAACGAAACGCCAGAGATGGGAATGATTTATGCTACAGCACTAGGTGCTTTTGTTGCCTCTCACGAAGGAGCTTGTCCTTCATACAATATGGCTCAGTTGATGGACTTCCAGCTACAACGCCAATCTATTCTATAA